In the Triticum aestivum cultivar Chinese Spring chromosome 2B, IWGSC CS RefSeq v2.1, whole genome shotgun sequence genome, TATCACCATAGCCACCTCCCATGGCACCCATCATACCACCATAATCACCTCCCATGGCACCCATCGTACCACCGAAGCCACCTCCCATGACACCCATTGTACCATCATAGCCACCTCTTACGACACCTATCATGCTCATCAAAGCACCCATGAATCCTCTCATGCCGCCATCCATGCCTCTTCTAAGTCATCCATGTCTCCGACGATGGAGGCGGGTGGCGGGAGGCCGGAAGGTGGTTGCGGCACGCGCGATtcccgcgtggcggttgactgctCGCACATGTTGTTTTCGTTTTGCGGCAATAATCCAACTCCAACAAATGTAATTTATAACTAGCCTAAAATTAGAGTAAAAAGATTCATAGACAAAATATTTGTTTGAGCAGCGTTTTTGTTCCCAATTGTTGAAAAAACCCAGTTATTCCCTTTTTTAGAGCAGCTATTGAGACACAAGCCCCTAACAAATTCGCAGGtttataagagcaactctagcagatcctGTATAATCTGGTACTGTAAAATCATTTTAGGATTACCCCTAAAACAATTTTGTTCGTAATGCAAATTCAACACAACTAGAGTTCATACATATCGGAAACATAGATCAAACTACAAATTAAACTTCGGGGAGACTGGCTCAACCATTGATGCCGAGATAGAACTTCTTCACCGACTTGCAGCACACGTGGGCATACGCGTGATCCTCCTTTGCGGCGACAAGCCTGTCGGCGACACCTTCTTCTTGAAGCTGGAGCTAGATGGAAGCCAAACGTTCTCTCTGATAGTGCTACAACTTCTGGATGAAACTGCTCCAAAGTGAATTGGGACTGCTCTGCTTCACCAAAATCAGTTTCACTCCACTAAATTCACTTTGGAGCAGTTTCATCCAGAAGTTGTATCACTACCATAgagggctaaatttcgtgttttgacccttttccgatagaaattcaggatctgacccccATTTGAAATAttttcgagatttgacccttttgctaccaccagggcctctggcggtagggttagacaacCTACCGCCAggtgccctggcggtagggtgtgacGGAGGGGGACGACGGTCGTTTGCCTGCGCTAATGTGGATAAGTACCTTACCGCCAGGGTAACTGGCGGTAGCCTGTCTAACCCTACCACCAAGGACCCTGTCGGTAGGGTCCTGTGTTTTGCCGTGTAAAGTTTCTATAACGGTATATGCAATGGCCCTGGTGGTAGGTTCACCCTACCGCCATGGGGGATGGCGGTAGgatgtctaaccctaccgccagtgTGCCTGGCGGTAGGGTCCTCTGTTTTGTTGTTTCAAATTCATTTGGTTGCTTGTTTTCAAATTCAATATGACAGCAATATCACAACAAGTTTCACAAAATATGACTACAATATCATAGATTTTAAACAATTAAACTTGGGCATCACATAGATCCATATTAAGATAACTTGAAGTGCATAGAACATTTCAAACGAAATTCAACTAATCAGTAAACGAAGTTCCACATAGtagcaaacacatagatccacaaatagcaaacacatagttccACGTAGTTTCACAACCACTAGACGAGTTCAACCAAACGAAGTTCAACCAAACTACAAGAGCCAACCATCGAAGAGCATAATCACTTGCTCCTTCCTCTTTTGGAGGTACGGTCCTCGTTGTTCTTTGAACGAAGCTCTTCAGTCTTCTTCTTGGGCCGTCGAGGAAGCAGTCACTGGAAAGGGtccggactcagcaaatccttcttcttcAGATTCCTCTTTGGTGGCAGCTGAGATGCTTGAGATGATTGAGTTGTtggaggtccataatcttcatcgtactcctcctcctcattgctctcatcctcctcctcctccatttcttcatgtgtggcctcctcatcatcatcatcatcctcaaccAACCTAGACGACGAGGGAGCATGGCTCGATGAGGCGATGTGACCCTGTGTGGCTACAAGCTGATAAGCTTTAACCGacccagctccagcacacccaagcagcCCTACCAGCTTGCGACAATGCTTCACGAACTTCTGCACTCACAATGAAACAAGGGCATAATAAGTATCAGGTTTATGATTTCAAGTGAAGAAGATGCATCTGTTCCGAGGAGGCTGAAATCGTACCTTCATCGTCCCCCTCATTTTGTTCTCAGATTGGACAGTCCCGGGGGCATCACCTAGTGCATCTGAGGCTTCAAAGATGCACCTGTTCAGCTCACCAGACTGCAACGGCATAAGCCAGTCACGTTGAcgaatacaataatttaaatataacCTCTCGGTTCAAACTTAGCACTCTGTTGATGAGGGGGgcaaactccctaaatccactGTGCATGTCTCTGATGCCGGTCTGGTAGGCCTCTTCCTCGGGGTCATCCCTCTACAGCTCCGTGATGTCTTCCGCCGTCCACTGAGGCCTGAGATGAAGACGGTGCTTCTGGCCATCATCGAACCACTTCATGTGTCGGTTCAGGTAAACATCCCAGTTAGTTACCTTCCTCTCCACGTCTTTCCGGTTCCTCCGTCGGTTCCACTCTGTCACATGATTTTTATGCTCCTTTCCCTAGTCTGTGATCGACTGATTCTTCTGCCGGCTCATCCTGCAAGGCATTAGCAACAAGAAACATCATAACAAAGTCGAACACAATGAATTCATGGGCACACGAAGAACAAGCGCAGGCACTCACAAGTGGAGCGCATGGCCGCCGGTATCGGTGGGCTGGCCCGGTGGGGTATGTTGAAAAATCCCAAACTGCGTTGCCACGCGTTGTGGCAGGTGCCACTCGACAGCGTACACacagatcatgggcacgatgcaccgccagaGACCACTGTCCTCATCGCACACTTTGTTCAGATCAAATCCCCACTCTCGGTCATGATACGGCCACCAGGTTACCTATTACATATACGGTGCTAAGTTGCCACTCTCGGTCAAAAGTGGAATCAAAGAGAAATGTGTTTAGCGAGTTCATATACCTGCGTATGCGTCAAAGCGTCCAAATCGTTGGTGTAGGTCttgtacgaagtcttgtttagaccCGTGTAGAGTTTGACAATGTCCCACTCGTAAGCTACGATGGGGTGTCGAGCCTCGTCGCCGTCTTCGCTATAGGCACCCCATGGGCGTCTTGGCAGCTTCTCAGGACGCCCCACTGGCAGatgctcccacatccaaatggagaaggcccagacaaagccacccatattggacttgtctccTGTCCTCTGTGTTGCGTCGTCAAGCTGCAAAAAATCAAATGAGGATCAGATACAACAAAATGTCATGGACATACTTTCGTAGGTAGGCAATTAGATACTCTCTTACCGAACGGTATGGGTAGGCGAGAGATGCGGTCCCCCAactgtaccctgcatcccagtcGGCTAGGAAGAACAGATAGTACCAGTTGGCAGAGTTCCCACATGCGTCTGGAAACATGACCTCCGTGAGAATATACCACAGGTAGGCCCTCGCGTACCACTCCACAGTCATCTCATCAGCGTCTTCGGGGCATGTCTTCCGGTGCTCCGAGAGCCAGGGCAACGACACACCGGATGTTGGTTGCCCTTAGCATCGGGGCAGCCGCCGATGAGGGTGGTAACCCTCTGCTGCAAGGTTGGTCCTCTCCACTCGCCCGGTCAGTGCATGACCCTCGAGCGGCATGGCAGTGATCATCGACCAATCCTCGagggtcaccgtcatctccccgcatgggagatggaaagaatgggtctccggtcGCCACCGGTCAATCAGAGCTGTCAGAGCTGCgtggacaagcgtcggcggctGACGCTTGAACTGCAAACGAAACCCAACAGCCAGGCTCTCTTGAAGAACGGCGCGTAGCGCTCGtcgtagtccatatgcccatgaaccccgtgacccctcatgcgcagtggctggaGCGTCTGTCAAAAAGTGAACGCCAAAATTAGGAAATTATTTTCATCAATCTCAAAACTTTGATCAATATTTCTTTCATATTACTTACCTCTCCGTTCTCTATGAaacgggcacgatgacccttgtcgaatgcGTAGTCAAGCATGGAGTGCCGTGggccgatgttgtccgcaagaggtggccgccTTAATAAAAATTCATAAACAAAAACATCGTAAGCACATCATATCAAAATCATATCACCATGCATCATAtcacaaaaaaaatcaaatcataTCACCATGCATCATGTcaccatgatggatcaaatcatatcaacattACTCATATCAAAAAAAATCCCTTCCCCTCTttaatcatatcaacatgcatcaaaAAATTCTCCAACAATAATTTTCAATGTATTATCTCACAACAACatgttcatatcatcatatcaacatgcatcatcactccaacatgcatcatatcatcatatttttaaacaaaaaaaaaatcctccaacatgcatcatatcatcatatttgtaaaaaaaaaattcctccaacatcttcatatcatcatatcaacatgcatcatcaaccTACAATCAATTCCTCCCACATGCATTACatataatttttttaacaaaaaaattatgaactagggttcatcttaacactaacatatgaactattgattatAGTTCATATTCATTACCACTACTTAGTAAAGAACTAAGAACTGGAACTAGAATCAAGCTAAAACAGTATTAGGCCAAAAAAAAAATCAatctaagttcaaaaaaatgatggATTTGaagcaaataatgcgtcgaatcggaagcaagtttgcaaaaactaattggatggatcggaggagcttacgattctctcttcggggccatctcgatccgccaaAACGGTGAAGAATTGGTGAAGATCCAAgggggggagtggaggagatgagagagggaaaGAGGGACGACTTGGGGGAGAAAATGAGGAACtgccgaccggggggggggggaggggggtagatgggcaggggcgcgggggtttCGGGCGAAATAACTGCccggaccctaccgccagagcccctGGCGGTAGGGCCCTCGTCCGCCAGAGGCCTTGGCGGTAggaaaaagggtcaaatcccgaaaaTATTTCAAacggggtcagatcctgaatttcTATCGAAAAAggatcaaaacacgaaatttagccactATAGAGAATGAATGTTTGACTTTCATCTAGCTCCAGCTTCAAAAATGAGACAAGTTATTCCGTTTGGCTGGTGTTTTGTGGGGCGGAGCTAAATTTTAAGGCTTCGTTCGTCGACCGAACCAGATTCCTCATTCGCCTACCATGGAGACGCCGCCTCTACCACCTGCCCTGCCGTCCGTTCTCGCCCACCTGCGGTCCCTCCTCTCCGCCGCCTCTTCCGCTCTATCCTCCGTCCCTTCCCCACTcctcgcctgctccaccaccacgacgGCGACGATCGCCACCTCCTCCACACTCCCCGCACCTGCGCCCACCACCCCGCTCCCATCTCTCCCCTCTTCACCGACTTCCGAAATCCCCCTCCCGCTCCCGGCTGCGCCCGCCCCCTACCACGACTGCCCAGCCGTCGTCCGCACCACCAACCAACCGCCCGCCTCGTCCTCCCTCCCCGCCTTCCTCGCCGCCGAGTGTGCAGACTTCGCCTCCTCCACTGCCGCCCCaaccctctcctctcctccccgcaTCCTCCCGTCTGAGCTCTGCCTCCTACGTCGGGAGGTGGACTCCTGGGGCAGCCACCATCCCCCCGGGGCGTACTCCTACGCTGCGGCCCGCGTGGTGGAGGCACTGCGGCTAGGCGCCCTGCAGTGGGAAGTCGAGCTGCGGCGCTGGTTGCTCGCGAGCTCACCGAGATATGGTATCGTGATTGATGCGGCCAGTCGAGACCATATGTTTGTGCTGGTCAGGCTGTGtctgaaggcggcggcggcggaggcagggtGCTCGCTGGAACGCCTGCCCAAGGGGGAGGGCGAGGAGTTTCGTCTTGATCCGAGGGCTGTGCGGTTCGAGTGCCCCAGACTGGTTGATGGTGTCTCGTGGTTGGCGATGCAGCTCGAGGTTTTGTATGGGAAGGGCAATGGCTGGTTCTTCGCGATTACGGCGGTGAAGGAGGCAATTCTTAGGTTGGGGTCTTGTTTGGCTGTCCTTGTTGGAGATGGTGTTGCTGGAGGCGCTAGTGAAAAAGGATGTGAGTTGAGAGATACCGGGACATCCCTTATTTTTGTTTCCCAGGTTGCTGCTGCCATTGCAGCCTTACATGAGAGGTTGTCCCTGGATAAGAAGATTAGGGCTCTGCAAGCACCACGCCCATCCAAATATCAGCTGTATGCTTCTTGAACCTTACTGTTACTTACTTAATCCAACAATGCAGATCAAGCAAATATGCTCATGCAGATCTTAATAAATAACGATGACACTGTTCAGTCCAAAACAAACTCTGACACTGCTCATGCAGATCTTGCTCAAGGAGCGTGTTGCACATAGATTGTAATTTGTGATGATGTTGAGTAATCATCATTGGAATGCATTTCCTCAGATTGTGATTAGTTAGTTAGTTTAGTTTGGTTTGGTAAGAAATTTCAACCATGACCAATACATTTGATTCTTGACAGGTTACTTGAATATTCACAAATACTGAAGCAAGGCTGTGATGAGCGTTCAAAGCGACCAAACTACAGAGCTGTTCTGGATTATGATGGAATTCTACCACGTCAAATGGATAACCAGGTAAAGTCATGCACTTCGTCAGAAGTACTTCTCTAGAATCCAGATACCATGCTGATATTTCTACATGCTCCATTGTTCTCTTGATTTACACTAACCTACTATTGACAAATTTTTTGTGAACATAATGTATGTGGAGTTTTCAATTTATGCTGCTTCATGCAGTAGCAGTGCTaggctttttctttttcttttctgaaccttgatcTGTATGTATTCccatggatcggagggagtactatttttccATGCTTATTCTCTTTGTTTACTAATATTTATTAAATCAAGGTTTTGCCGAGTCATCGAAAAACATCAAAAAACATAATATGATTGGAACAAAGGAAAATGGTATGGATTTCGGAGATTTAATTCCTATAGGAAAACTTCCTACGGTGCTGTTCGGAATAAAGGAACGGCTCAAAAAGATTCCTATGAAATCCCTATGAAATTGGGCAATTTACATGAAGTTTGGAGGAAAACAAACACGAGGTCTTGCCTCATGTTTTCTTCTCCTTGTGTCCAGATTTTCTGCATTTTTCCTTTTTGGTATCCAAATGGCAGTTTTAAAGTATTCCTATGCTTTGGATTCGTGTAGGAATTGATGTTACATGGCATCTCAATTGCTGCAGTCATCCTATGTTTTTGAATTCCTGCGTTCTCAATGGGCCTTAAATTTTATTTACACAGGGATATAAAGATATTTTACATAAAAATTATGAATGGGTGGTGATAAATGATCAAATTTCATAAATTATCACTACTATCGAATTTACTAGAGTTTAATTATTTACTTCTCTTCATCACTTGAAAAGGAATCTGGTAGGTCCAAGACAAGGGAGGAGCTGCTAGCTGAAGAACGGGATTACAAGAGAAGAAGAATGTCTTACCGTGGGAAGAAAATGAAGCGAAATCCAACAGAGGTACATTTTAAATTTCAAATTTGCAAGTAATTTCATTTCTCTTAAGTTATCCTAAAAGTTGTCACGGCATAAGTTCCTGAGGGGATAGTTGATAGTGGTGGCtggtgggaggtcggggaccgGAAGCTTGCATTTGGGTGCTGTGTGTAACGACCCTGCTATGGATCGAACATGAGGGAATGGATTGGTAGGTGAGAAGAGGGTGATCGAGAGGTAGGAGGAGTAGGTgagtgcagagagagagagagagagagagagaggtgagagtGTTTCAGACTTTTCTTCATACATGAACACTTGTACAGCAACCCTGACACAGTAAATAGACCATCCAGTTGGCTTGGGGCCACGCTGTCAAGCACACGCTAGCGACCACTAGTTCTCCTCTTCTGCTCGCGGGTCccgctcttcttcttcaccacgcCTAGCCTCATCCTGGTTCTGCTGCAGCTGAACCCCTCTGTCCGCCTCCACTTCAGGCGTATCTTGGTTGGCTGAAGGGGGGTGCATGGCATTTGCCCTTCCTTGGGATGGATCTCCGCTGTCGAGGTCCATTCCCGGGAAATGTTGCTGGAGCACGTGATAGTCTTCCCAGGTCGCGCTCGCTACGACAGAGTGGCCCAGTGAACGAGCACCCGCGGAATAGCCGCGTTACCTTTCTTGACGAGACGACGCTCAAGAATTGCTTGTGGGTGCAGGTCACCGATCGTGAGGTCGGGAGGTGCAGGTAGTTTGCTGAAGACCAAGTGTGATCCACCTTAAAGGGTTGGAGCTGCGAAACATGGAAAACCGGATGGATCTTGTTGTCCGGCGGTGAGTCGAGCTTGTAGGCAAGAGAACCGACGCGAGGGAGGATCTTGTATGGACTGAAAAACTTATAGGCGAGATTCAGGAATGGCCTGCTGATGACAGATGATAGAACGTAGGGCTGCAGCTTCAATAGAACTTGGTCCCCAACCATGAATTCGCCCTTCGTGTGCTTGCGGTTCGCCTGATGCTTCATGCAGTGTTGAGCGTGGAGATGGGACTTGAGCATGTTGGTGGATTGTCGGTGCTTCCCCGCGAGACCTTGTAGAGAGCCCATCGTCTTGTCGTAGAGTGATTGGCGTACAACCGGTCGTACTATGGTGGCCGGAGTTGTACCAAAACTCAAGCGGCGAGGGTGTCGTGGACGGCGCAGCCTCAGGTAGACACAGTGGTTGACGTGCTCGCTCTGGTTGTCCTGTGGATGGTAAGCCGTGGTGTAGAGCAGCTTTGTGCCCACAAGCGCAAACAACTCTTGCCCGAAGGAACTGGTGAAGATCTTGTTCGAGACAATGGAGTCTGGGACGTCGCGGAGCTGATGAAGTTGTCCAAGGAGGCGTACGTGACTTGTGGAGCAGTAAAGGGATGATGTAGCAGGATGAAGTGGGTGTGTACTTGGACATCTGGTCGACGACCACCAGGATGATGATGGCGCCGCCGAGCGCGACAATCCTTCAATGAAGTCCAAGGTAACTTCGCCCCATATGCGTGCCGGAATCGGCAGCAGTTGTAGTGTGCCCGTCGGGTGAGCGTGCTCGTGCTTCGTCTGTTGGCAAACGGCGCATTGTTTGACAAATTCCTCGACGTGGACCTTCATGCCAGCCAGAAGAACAGATTCTTGAGGTGTAGGTGAGTGGCGCGAATGCCAGAATGGCCACCCATGGTGGAGGCGTGGAGCTTGGTGATGAGCTTCATCTGCAGCGCAACATTGTCACCAATTGGCAGCCTGTCGTGGTACTTATCACGCCGCGATCCAGTTCATGGCCCTAGTCATCTTGGTTGCGAACTGCCAGTGCTCAGAGGCCTTCATGTCACTTGCATAAGGGTTGCGTACCTCCTGGATCTACGAGGGTTGGCAAGATGAGGTTGTTGTTATGATGAGTAGATGGCCACATGCAATAGAGAATCTACCGCCGTGTTCTCTGCCTCGCGCCGGCACTTGAAGCTGAACTGCAAGCCACCTAGTTTGGCTATGGCTTTGCGCTCAAGAACGAACCCCAGCTATTGCTCGCCGGGTGTGCATAGACTTGTCGTTGGTCCACATGTTGAATTGGACGCGTTGAAGGTACCGTCGACAATGatccaccaccatcatcaccgccAAAAATTCTTTCTAGTTGACTGAGAGCTTGCGGTTGTTCACATCGAGCACGCGGCTGATGGCCTTGTTGCATCAAGACAACATTGATTCCAGTGTCCCAGGCGTTTGTCTTAACGGTGAATGGCAGCGAAAAATCCGGCAGGGCCAACACCGGGGTAGTAGTCATTGCCTGCTTCAGTTACTGGATAGTTGTTGTGGCTTTTGACCACTGAAATCATTTTTTCTGAGGAGCAATTCCAGGGACTTGGTGATCACACTATAATTGTGCATGAATTTGCGATCATAATCGGTAAGGTCGAGAAAGGCCCGCGGCTCCTTCGGAAAGGATGGTTGGGGCTAGCGGTGGATGGCTGATTTCTCCAGTTCAGTGGCAACGCCAGTAGTCGAGATGACGTGGCCGAGGTAGTGGATGGAGAGCCACGTGAACGAGCATTTGGAGCACTTGGCGTAGAGCTGATGTTGGGGCAGTGTCGATCATCTGACGAAGATGGCCAAAGTGCTCGTCGAAAGAGGCGTTGTGCGTCAGGATATCATCCAAgaagacgatgacgaatttgtGCGTCACGAGAGCGAAGACATAGTTCATGGGGCACTAGAAGGTTGCTGGAGCATTCATGAGGCCGAACGACATCACCGAAATTGGAAGTGGCCATGGTCGGTCTTGAACGCCGGCTCGGCCTCGTCGCCTGGGCACGTGCGTATCTGATGATACTTGGCACGAAGGTCGACCTTGGAGAAATAGCGCTCACCGGCCAATTCGTTAAGGAGCTCGTTGACGATCGGCATCAGAAACTTTTT is a window encoding:
- the LOC123045251 gene encoding U11/U12 small nuclear ribonucleoprotein 48 kDa protein, whose protein sequence is METPPLPPALPSVLAHLRSLLSAASSALSSVPSPLLACSTTTTATIATSSTLPAPAPTTPLPSLPSSPTSEIPLPLPAAPAPYHDCPAVVRTTNQPPASSSLPAFLAAECADFASSTAAPTLSSPPRILPSELCLLRREVDSWGSHHPPGAYSYAAARVVEALRLGALQWEVELRRWLLASSPRYGIVIDAASRDHMFVLVRLCLKAAAAEAGCSLERLPKGEGEEFRLDPRAVRFECPRLVDGVSWLAMQLEVLYGKGNGWFFAITAVKEAILRLGSCLAVLVGDGVAGGASEKGCELRDTGTSLIFVSQVAAAIAALHERLSLDKKIRALQAPRPSKYQLLLEYSQILKQGCDERSKRPNYRAVLDYDGILPRQMDNQESGRSKTREELLAEERDYKRRRMSYRGKKMKRNPTEILRDIIDEHMAEIKQAGLGEPPGDIAQNILETNSNGGAYQGSSCDKAILGSRLRSRENSPHTASRSHDTRDSYMNIRYENSGHRHQNVSEHEKGGIRESGNAMNRGYSDRHDYTHKRNTNDHRKYGNKYKKNIPDYHSESSDRSAWSTRTPKSSEREYGGMPGDKSNDRTRTTQNRHGSIPGNKDQFSDRYDPQSRYSDEDPREAYHDA